A single genomic interval of Noviherbaspirillum cavernae harbors:
- a CDS encoding REP-associated tyrosine transposase gives MPNYRRATEGSSYFFTVVTHQRQRFLLDEDVRQALRAAIEQVRTIAPFRIDAFVLLPDHLHCIWTLPDGDTDYGMRWRLIKTFVTQACRHRVENPEYLSQRRASKGQSTLWQNRFWEHRLRDEADYARHVDYIHWNPVKHGFADRAMDWPYSSFHRFARNGIYPMDWGGDGVEGDLGE, from the coding sequence ATGCCCAACTATCGCCGAGCGACCGAAGGCAGCAGCTATTTCTTCACGGTCGTGACGCATCAGCGTCAGCGCTTCCTTCTCGACGAAGATGTCAGGCAGGCGCTACGCGCAGCCATTGAGCAGGTCAGGACGATCGCACCATTTCGGATCGACGCTTTCGTGCTCCTTCCCGATCACTTGCATTGCATATGGACGTTGCCCGACGGCGATACGGATTATGGAATGCGCTGGCGACTGATCAAGACGTTCGTCACGCAGGCATGCCGCCATCGGGTCGAAAATCCTGAATATCTGTCTCAGCGACGCGCTTCAAAAGGTCAAAGCACTCTGTGGCAAAACCGCTTCTGGGAGCATCGGCTACGCGACGAGGCGGATTATGCACGGCATGTGGATTACATACATTGGAATCCGGTCAAGCATGGGTTCGCAGACCGGGCGATGGATTGGCCTTATTCGAGCTTTCACCGGTTTGCGAGGAACGGGATTTACCCTATGGATTGGGGCGGCGACGGTGTGGAAGGGGATCTGGGCGAATGA
- the dcd gene encoding dCTP deaminase — translation MSIKSDKWIRRMAQEHGMIEPFEPGQVRHANGHKIVSYGTSSYGYDIRCADEFKIFTNINSTIVDPKNFDEKSFVDFKGDVCIIPPNSFALARTMEYFRIPRTVLTICLGKSTYARCGIIVNVTPFEPEWEGYVTLEFSNTTPLPAKIYAGEGCAQVLFFESDEVCETSYKDRGGKYQGQHGVTLPKT, via the coding sequence ATGAGCATCAAATCCGACAAATGGATCCGCCGGATGGCGCAGGAACACGGCATGATCGAACCCTTCGAGCCGGGCCAGGTGCGCCACGCCAACGGGCACAAGATCGTCAGCTACGGGACCTCATCCTACGGCTACGACATCCGCTGCGCCGATGAATTCAAGATTTTCACGAACATCAACAGCACCATCGTCGACCCGAAGAATTTCGACGAAAAATCCTTCGTCGATTTCAAGGGCGACGTCTGCATCATCCCGCCCAATTCCTTCGCGCTGGCGCGCACGATGGAGTACTTCCGCATTCCGCGCACGGTGCTGACCATCTGCCTCGGCAAATCGACCTACGCGCGCTGCGGCATCATCGTCAACGTGACGCCGTTTGAGCCGGAATGGGAAGGCTATGTGACGCTGGAGTTTTCGAATACCACGCCGCTGCCTGCGAAGATCTATGCGGGCGAGGGCTGCGCACAGGTGTTGTTCTTCGAGAGCGACGAGGTGTGCGAGACCTCGTACAAGGATCGGGGTGGCAAATACCAGGGGCAGCATGGAGTGACGCTGCCGAAGACCTGA
- a CDS encoding NAD(P)/FAD-dependent oxidoreductase: MKHLVIGNGAAGVVAAEMIRKHAPCDSIMLLGNEPGPSYSLSLLPRLVSGDIGESGCHLRSESDHFYRLRIEQRFGRISRIDSKAHKVLMEDGVAFGYDRLLIATGASACIPTIPGIHSPGVHACRTLQDARRIVALARPRAHVVLVGAGLTGCVLMEALAARHVHLAVIEQNERMASNMMPAGAAGMLKRWCESKGVRICTSTRILAIERINQGMAGGPRLVARLSNGECLFADLIVCATGAQPNIGFLRGSGIACTQGILVDASMQTSVPGIYAAGDCAETFDAASGRMVIAGVLPNAVDQACCAALNMIGKSAFQHHVRRIEVLATMGLVTSSFGEWHGLPGGQWVEASDERNYRYLRLEFRKDVLVGANAVGLREQHGMLRDLVQHQVALGEWKDRLLRNPAHISDAYRACVRRHGGANADIADQDIMRSTMQDMMRGQASPETVAAIAYRTISNAARRPPPARFGNPS; encoded by the coding sequence GTGAAGCACCTCGTCATCGGCAACGGTGCGGCGGGCGTGGTCGCTGCGGAAATGATCCGCAAGCATGCGCCATGCGATTCGATCATGCTTCTCGGCAACGAGCCGGGTCCGTCTTATTCGCTCAGCTTGCTCCCGCGCCTGGTGAGCGGCGATATCGGAGAATCCGGTTGCCATCTGCGAAGCGAGTCCGACCACTTTTACCGGCTGCGCATCGAGCAGCGATTCGGTCGCATCAGCCGCATCGACAGCAAGGCGCACAAGGTGCTGATGGAAGACGGCGTCGCGTTCGGATACGACCGCCTGCTGATTGCAACAGGAGCCAGCGCATGCATCCCGACGATACCCGGCATCCATTCCCCTGGCGTGCATGCTTGCCGGACCTTGCAGGATGCCCGCAGGATCGTCGCGCTGGCGAGGCCGCGCGCGCATGTGGTTCTGGTCGGGGCCGGATTGACCGGCTGTGTCTTGATGGAGGCGCTGGCGGCGCGCCACGTCCATCTTGCCGTGATCGAGCAGAACGAACGCATGGCATCGAACATGATGCCGGCAGGCGCGGCCGGCATGCTCAAGCGCTGGTGCGAAAGCAAAGGCGTCAGGATCTGCACGTCGACCCGCATCCTCGCCATCGAGCGCATCAATCAGGGCATGGCCGGCGGCCCGCGCCTCGTCGCCCGCCTGTCGAACGGCGAATGCCTGTTCGCGGACCTGATCGTTTGCGCGACCGGCGCGCAGCCGAACATCGGCTTCCTGCGCGGCAGCGGCATCGCATGCACGCAAGGCATCCTGGTCGATGCGTCGATGCAGACCAGCGTGCCGGGCATCTATGCCGCCGGCGATTGCGCAGAAACCTTCGATGCCGCATCCGGGCGCATGGTGATCGCGGGCGTCTTGCCGAATGCCGTCGATCAAGCCTGTTGCGCGGCCTTGAACATGATCGGCAAATCCGCCTTCCAGCATCATGTGCGGCGGATCGAGGTGCTTGCCACGATGGGGCTGGTCACGTCGTCGTTCGGCGAATGGCACGGACTGCCGGGCGGGCAATGGGTGGAGGCAAGCGATGAGCGCAACTACCGGTATCTGCGTCTGGAGTTTCGCAAGGATGTGCTGGTCGGGGCGAATGCCGTCGGTCTGAGGGAACAGCATGGAATGCTGCGCGATCTGGTTCAGCATCAGGTGGCCCTGGGTGAGTGGAAAGACCGGCTGCTGCGCAATCCCGCACACATAAGTGACGCTTATCGCGCATGCGTGCGGCGGCACGGCGGCGCAAACGCTGACATCGCCGATCAGGACATCATGCGTTCAACGATGCAGGACATGATGCGCGGCCAGGCATCGCCGGAAACCGTTGCCGCAATTGCTTATCGGACAATCTCCAATGCCGCTCGTCGGCCTCCGCCGGCACGCTTCGGAAATCCGTCGTGA
- the hrpA gene encoding ATP-dependent RNA helicase HrpA translates to MSKSHAATTRGATTPSAPAIERNPLPPIVFPEELPVSGRRGEIANALRAHQVIIVSGETGSGKTTQLPKICLELGRGQAGLIGHTQPRRIAASSTAKRIAQELGSPLGEHVGFKVRFTDTLSKGASVKLMTDGILLAETQTDPLLKQYDTIIIDEAHERSLNIDFLLGYLKQLLPKRPDLKVIITSATIDADRFARHFGSNEKPAPVIEVSGRLYPVEIRYRPVENVDKSEAKPSASQSQKEQRDLMDAVVDAVDELARIGPGDVLVFLPGEREIRDVAEALRKHHPPHVEILPLFARLSVQEQERVFKTSNARRIVLATNVAETSLTVPGIRYVVDAGLARVKRYSYRNKVEQLQIEPVAQSAANQRAGRCGRVAAGVCIRLYDEKDYQQRPKFTDPEILRSSLAAVILRMKSLRLADVETFPFIEPPLGRAIADGYQLLQELGAVDDGNQLTALGKQLGRLPLDPRVGRMILAARDNVCLSEMLIIASALSVQDPRERPMEAQNAADNAHKKFADEKSEFQSYLKIWKWFEDAIEHKKSNKQLMENCRASFLSQLRLREWRDVHSQLLTLVREQGWRLNELPASYEQLHTALLTGLLGNAGFKSEDEPQYLGARSIKFHIWPGSHLAKKAGRWIVAAELVETTRLYARCIAQIQPEWLERVGGHLLKKSWGEPRWEKRTAQVSASERATLYGLVVYSQRRINFGLINPKEAREIFIRDALVGGEFDTRAPFLAHNQRLVREIENLEHKSRRLDVLVDDELIAAFYDKLIPEDVCNGIAFEKWHKDATAKNPKLLYLNRDDLMRHEAAGVTTDLFPKTMNVAGVAMTLTYHFEPGSPRDGVTLIVPLYALNQVSAERSEWLVPGMLKEKVHLLLKSLPQKLRRHCVPLPDYAAGFAERATFGRGSLLDAVIADVREQTGIATKTTDFKLETLPAHHFMNFKIVDEHGRQLELGRNLAALQAEFGGKARESFQKLASAVSGEDAPDALPFKGRDGEGMGVVSGKTHPPPNLPLEGGGAKAGMPASSHHNLTAWSFGELPELLEIQQGKQTMIGFPALVDKTTHCDLEVFDDPAEAARVHRLGLRRLFSLQLKEQLKYLEKNVPGLQQMGMQFMSLGSQEELREQIIQAGLERACLQEPLPKNAEEFTRRKEEGKSRLNLLVNEIARLASQILAEYYTLPKKLQGAKAHAQSMADMQAQLQALIGKRFIADNDYVQLSHFPRYLKAINVRLEKLRADPARDARLMAEWTQAATPWQRAQKDRRGDPKMTEFRWLLEELRVSLFAQELRTPMPVSTKRLQKVWESMQR, encoded by the coding sequence ATGTCGAAAAGCCACGCCGCAACCACGCGTGGCGCGACCACGCCATCCGCCCCCGCCATCGAACGCAATCCGCTGCCGCCGATCGTTTTCCCGGAAGAGCTGCCGGTATCCGGCCGGCGCGGCGAGATCGCGAATGCGCTGCGCGCGCACCAGGTGATCATCGTGTCGGGCGAAACCGGTTCCGGCAAGACCACGCAGCTGCCGAAGATTTGCCTGGAACTCGGGCGCGGGCAGGCGGGGCTGATCGGCCATACGCAGCCGCGTCGCATCGCCGCGTCTTCGACCGCAAAGCGCATTGCGCAGGAACTCGGTTCGCCGCTGGGCGAGCATGTCGGTTTCAAGGTGCGCTTCACCGATACCTTGTCGAAGGGCGCATCGGTCAAGCTGATGACGGACGGCATCCTGCTGGCGGAAACGCAGACCGATCCCCTGCTGAAGCAATACGACACCATCATCATCGACGAGGCGCACGAGCGCAGCCTGAACATCGACTTCCTGCTCGGCTATCTGAAGCAGTTGCTGCCGAAGCGGCCCGATCTGAAAGTCATCATCACGTCGGCGACGATCGATGCAGACAGATTCGCCAGGCACTTCGGCAGCAACGAAAAGCCCGCGCCCGTCATCGAAGTGTCGGGCCGCCTCTATCCCGTCGAGATCCGCTACCGCCCGGTCGAGAACGTCGACAAGAGCGAGGCAAAGCCGTCCGCAAGCCAGTCGCAGAAGGAGCAGCGCGACCTGATGGACGCGGTGGTCGATGCGGTCGATGAACTGGCGCGTATCGGTCCCGGGGATGTGCTGGTGTTCCTGCCCGGCGAGCGTGAAATCCGCGACGTCGCCGAGGCCTTGCGCAAGCATCACCCGCCGCATGTGGAAATCCTGCCGCTGTTTGCGCGCCTGTCGGTGCAGGAGCAGGAGCGCGTCTTCAAGACCTCCAATGCGCGACGTATCGTGCTGGCGACCAACGTCGCGGAAACCTCGCTGACCGTGCCCGGCATCCGCTACGTGGTCGATGCCGGACTGGCGCGTGTCAAGCGCTACAGCTACCGCAACAAGGTCGAGCAGTTGCAGATCGAGCCGGTGGCGCAATCGGCGGCGAACCAGCGCGCAGGGCGTTGCGGCCGGGTCGCGGCCGGTGTCTGCATCCGTTTGTACGACGAGAAGGATTATCAGCAGCGGCCGAAATTCACCGACCCGGAAATCCTGCGTTCGTCGCTGGCTGCGGTCATCCTGCGGATGAAATCGCTGCGGCTGGCGGATGTCGAGACGTTCCCGTTTATCGAACCGCCCCTGGGCCGCGCGATCGCGGACGGCTATCAGCTTCTGCAGGAACTTGGCGCGGTCGATGACGGCAACCAGCTCACGGCGCTTGGTAAGCAGCTCGGCAGACTGCCGCTCGACCCGCGTGTCGGACGCATGATTCTTGCCGCCCGCGACAATGTCTGCCTCTCCGAAATGCTCATCATCGCCTCGGCGCTGTCGGTGCAGGATCCGCGCGAGCGTCCGATGGAGGCGCAGAACGCGGCTGATAATGCGCACAAGAAATTCGCCGATGAAAAATCGGAGTTCCAGAGTTATCTGAAAATCTGGAAATGGTTCGAGGACGCCATCGAGCACAAGAAATCGAACAAGCAGCTGATGGAAAACTGCCGCGCCAGTTTCCTGTCGCAGTTGCGCCTGCGCGAATGGCGCGACGTGCATTCGCAACTCCTGACCCTCGTGCGGGAGCAGGGCTGGCGCCTGAACGAGCTGCCGGCGAGCTATGAACAGTTGCACACGGCGCTGCTGACCGGCCTGCTCGGCAATGCCGGCTTCAAGTCGGAGGACGAGCCGCAATATCTCGGCGCGCGCAGCATCAAGTTCCACATCTGGCCCGGATCGCATCTGGCGAAAAAGGCCGGACGCTGGATCGTGGCGGCGGAACTGGTGGAAACGACGCGGCTGTACGCGCGCTGCATCGCGCAGATTCAGCCGGAATGGCTGGAGCGTGTCGGTGGCCACCTGCTGAAGAAATCCTGGGGCGAGCCGCGTTGGGAAAAACGCACTGCGCAGGTATCGGCCAGCGAGCGCGCGACGCTCTACGGGCTGGTGGTGTACAGCCAGCGGCGCATCAACTTCGGATTGATCAATCCGAAGGAGGCGCGGGAGATTTTCATCCGCGACGCACTGGTCGGCGGCGAGTTCGATACCCGCGCACCCTTCCTCGCGCACAATCAGCGCCTGGTGCGCGAAATCGAGAATCTGGAACACAAGTCGCGCCGGCTCGATGTGCTGGTCGACGATGAATTGATTGCCGCCTTCTACGACAAGCTGATCCCTGAAGACGTCTGCAACGGCATTGCGTTCGAGAAGTGGCACAAGGATGCCACGGCGAAGAACCCGAAGCTGCTGTATCTGAACCGTGACGACCTGATGCGCCACGAGGCGGCGGGCGTGACGACCGATCTGTTTCCGAAGACGATGAACGTGGCCGGCGTTGCGATGACGCTGACGTATCACTTCGAACCGGGCAGTCCGCGCGACGGCGTGACGCTGATCGTGCCGCTGTATGCATTGAACCAGGTGTCCGCCGAGCGCAGCGAATGGCTGGTGCCCGGCATGCTGAAGGAGAAAGTGCATCTGCTGCTGAAGTCGCTGCCGCAGAAGCTGCGCCGCCATTGCGTGCCGCTGCCGGATTACGCTGCCGGGTTCGCCGAGCGCGCGACCTTCGGCCGGGGCAGCCTGCTGGATGCCGTCATCGCCGACGTGCGTGAACAGACCGGCATTGCCACCAAAACCACCGATTTCAAACTGGAGACTCTGCCCGCGCATCACTTCATGAACTTCAAGATCGTCGATGAGCACGGACGGCAGCTGGAGCTGGGGCGCAATCTGGCCGCCTTGCAGGCGGAATTTGGTGGCAAGGCGCGGGAGAGTTTCCAGAAGCTGGCGAGCGCCGTTTCTGGCGAGGATGCGCCTGACGCCCTCCCCTTCAAGGGGAGGGATGGGGAGGGGATGGGTGTCGTGTCCGGCAAAACCCATCCCCCACCCAACCTCCCCCTTGAAGGGGGAGGGGCGAAAGCGGGTATGCCAGCGTCATCGCACCACAACCTCACCGCCTGGTCCTTCGGCGAGCTGCCCGAACTGCTGGAAATCCAGCAGGGAAAGCAAACCATGATCGGCTTTCCCGCGCTGGTGGACAAAACCACCCACTGCGACCTCGAGGTATTCGATGATCCTGCCGAGGCCGCTCGTGTCCACCGTCTCGGCCTGCGACGCCTGTTTTCCTTGCAGTTGAAGGAGCAGCTCAAATACCTGGAGAAGAACGTCCCCGGCCTGCAGCAGATGGGCATGCAATTCATGTCGCTCGGCTCGCAGGAGGAGCTGCGCGAGCAGATCATCCAGGCCGGTCTGGAGCGCGCCTGCCTGCAGGAGCCGCTGCCGAAGAATGCCGAGGAATTCACCCGCCGCAAGGAGGAGGGCAAGTCGCGGCTCAATCTGCTGGTGAACGAAATCGCGCGGCTGGCGTCGCAGATACTGGCCGAGTACTACACGCTGCCGAAGAAGCTGCAAGGCGCAAAGGCCCATGCGCAAAGCATGGCCGACATGCAGGCGCAATTGCAGGCATTGATCGGCAAGCGCTTCATCGCCGATAACGACTACGTGCAGCTGTCGCACTTCCCGCGCTACCTGAAGGCGATCAACGTGCGGCTGGAAAAGCTGCGCGCCGATCCTGCGCGCGATGCACGGCTGATGGCGGAGTGGACGCAGGCGGCGACGCCGTGGCAGCGCGCGCAAAAGGACAGACGCGGCGATCCGAAGATGACCGAGTTCCGCTGGCTGCTGGAGGAGTTGCGCGTCTCGCTGTTCGCGCAGGAATTGCGCACGCCGATGCCGGTGTCGACCAAGCGTCTGCAAAAGGTGTGGGAGTCGATGCAGCGCTGA
- the argA gene encoding amino-acid N-acetyltransferase produces the protein MENPTQFVQWLRSVAPYIHAFRGKTFVVAFPGELVKAGALPVLAHDLSLLHALGIKVAIVHGSRPQVEEQLALRNVEPRYHNGLRITDTAAMECAKEAAGELRLDIEAAFSQGLPNTPMAHSAIRIISGNFVTARPIGVIDGTDLEFTGLVRKIAHDAIQPIINAGGLVLLSPLGFSPTGEAFNLTMEDVAVAAAISLRADKLIFITETPMMTDAGGTEIRELSSHQAAAVLESACLPTDAAFYLQHAVEACNNGVARAHIVPFATDGSALLELFTHDGIGTMVTYENLESLREATIEDVGGILKLIEPLEADGTLVKRGRELIEREIDYFSVIEHDGVIFGCAALYPFPTEKMAEMACLTVSPDAQSQGDGERILKHMENRARAAGFTKLFVLTTRTAHWFLRRGFVASTVDALPKDRQSMYNWQRKSQVFIKQL, from the coding sequence ATGGAAAATCCAACACAATTCGTCCAGTGGCTGCGTTCCGTCGCGCCCTATATCCATGCCTTCCGCGGCAAGACCTTTGTGGTCGCCTTCCCGGGCGAACTGGTGAAAGCCGGTGCCCTGCCGGTGCTGGCGCACGACTTGTCCTTGTTGCACGCACTCGGCATCAAGGTCGCGATCGTGCACGGCTCGCGCCCGCAAGTGGAGGAACAGCTCGCGCTGCGCAACGTCGAACCGCGCTACCACAACGGCTTGCGCATCACCGATACCGCCGCGATGGAATGCGCGAAGGAAGCCGCCGGCGAATTGCGTCTGGACATCGAGGCCGCCTTCAGCCAAGGCTTGCCCAACACGCCGATGGCGCACTCCGCGATCCGTATCATTTCCGGCAACTTCGTCACCGCACGCCCGATCGGAGTGATCGACGGCACGGACCTGGAATTCACCGGCCTCGTGCGCAAGATCGCCCATGACGCGATCCAGCCCATCATCAATGCCGGCGGATTGGTCCTGCTGTCGCCGCTCGGCTTCTCGCCCACCGGTGAAGCCTTCAATCTGACGATGGAGGACGTGGCTGTCGCAGCGGCAATCTCCCTGCGCGCGGACAAGCTGATCTTCATCACCGAGACGCCGATGATGACGGATGCCGGCGGCACCGAAATCCGCGAACTGTCGTCACATCAGGCCGCCGCCGTGCTGGAATCCGCCTGCCTGCCGACCGATGCCGCGTTCTACCTGCAGCACGCGGTCGAAGCCTGCAACAACGGCGTCGCCCGCGCCCACATCGTGCCGTTCGCCACCGACGGTTCGGCACTGCTCGAACTGTTCACGCACGACGGCATCGGCACCATGGTCACGTACGAAAACCTGGAAAGCCTGCGCGAGGCGACCATCGAGGACGTCGGCGGCATTCTCAAACTGATCGAACCGCTCGAAGCGGACGGCACGCTGGTCAAGCGCGGCCGCGAACTGATCGAGCGCGAGATCGATTATTTCTCGGTCATCGAACACGACGGCGTGATCTTCGGCTGTGCCGCGCTGTATCCTTTCCCCACGGAAAAAATGGCGGAAATGGCCTGCCTGACCGTCAGCCCAGACGCCCAGAGCCAAGGGGACGGCGAACGCATCCTCAAGCACATGGAAAACCGCGCACGCGCTGCCGGCTTCACGAAACTGTTCGTATTGACGACACGCACCGCCCACTGGTTCCTCAGACGCGGCTTTGTCGCGAGCACCGTCGACGCTCTGCCGAAAGACCGGCAAAGCATGTACAACTGGCAACGCAAGTCACAAGTATTCATCAAGCAACTTTAA
- a CDS encoding oxidative damage protection protein: MARMVHCIKLNKEAEGLDFPPYPGELGKKLYENVSKEAWAAWLKHQTMLVNENRLNLADARARKYLATQMENHFFGAGADAASGYVPPSE, translated from the coding sequence ATGGCCCGCATGGTCCACTGCATCAAACTGAACAAGGAAGCCGAAGGGCTGGATTTCCCGCCGTATCCTGGCGAACTCGGCAAGAAGCTGTACGAAAATGTTTCGAAGGAAGCCTGGGCCGCCTGGCTCAAGCATCAGACCATGCTGGTCAATGAAAACCGCCTGAACCTCGCCGATGCGCGCGCGCGCAAGTACCTGGCGACGCAGATGGAAAATCATTTCTTCGGCGCAGGCGCGGATGCGGCCTCCGGCTACGTGCCGCCGTCGGAGTAA
- the rpiA gene encoding ribose-5-phosphate isomerase RpiA, protein MTQDELKQAVARAAIDYVVDGAIIGVGTGSTANFFIDELGKIKHRIKGAVASSEATAARLKSHGIDVLELSDVDAMPVYIDGADEITAQGAMIKGGGGALTREKIVAAAADKFICIADGSKLVDVMGKFPLPVEIIPMAQKVVSRKLAALGGEPRLRMKDGKPYLTDNGCMILDVVGLTIANPAELEAQINNIVGVVTVGLFAQRGANVGLLGTVDGVKKLEF, encoded by the coding sequence ATGACCCAGGATGAACTCAAGCAAGCCGTGGCCCGCGCCGCGATCGACTATGTGGTTGACGGCGCAATCATCGGCGTCGGCACCGGCTCCACCGCCAATTTTTTCATCGACGAGCTTGGCAAGATCAAGCACCGTATCAAGGGCGCGGTGGCCTCTTCGGAAGCCACCGCAGCACGCCTGAAGTCGCACGGCATCGACGTGCTGGAATTGAGCGACGTCGATGCCATGCCAGTCTATATCGACGGTGCCGATGAGATCACGGCACAAGGCGCGATGATCAAGGGCGGCGGCGGCGCATTGACGCGCGAGAAGATCGTTGCCGCCGCAGCCGACAAGTTCATCTGCATCGCCGACGGCTCCAAGCTGGTGGACGTGATGGGCAAATTTCCCTTGCCGGTGGAAATCATCCCGATGGCGCAGAAAGTCGTGTCACGCAAACTGGCGGCGCTGGGCGGCGAACCGCGCCTGCGCATGAAGGACGGCAAGCCTTATCTCACGGATAACGGCTGCATGATCCTCGACGTCGTCGGACTGACGATTGCGAATCCGGCTGAACTGGAAGCGCAGATCAACAATATCGTCGGTGTCGTCACGGTCGGCCTGTTCGCGCAGCGCGGCGCGAATGTCGGTTTGCTGGGGACGGTGGACGGGGTGAAGAAGCTGGAGTTCTGA
- a CDS encoding efflux RND transporter periplasmic adaptor subunit gives MDTPDLSRLKIDRSAGTHQGGLKRPRRRRWLKIGIAALIIAAVAIALVSRFGASPRVETFTAVTAYPSQNYTMLNATGYVVAQRKAAVASKATGRLEWLGVLEGSRVKKDEIVARLENSDVSAVLNQAAANVKVAQANLEQGMAELRDAELAYRRSQDLLRQNFISASAGDAALARYNKARAAISGFRAAIAAAQANQQNAQVAVDQTMIRAPFDGVVLTRNANVGDNITPFSSAIDSKGAVITIADMETLEVEADVSEANLARIKVDQPCEIQLDAFPDLRLAGVVSRMVPTIDRSKATLLVKVRFIDRDPRVLPDMSAKVAFLSQAVPPQDRQSVIAVPPAAVTDRNGGQAAFIVTEGKVREQQVKIGRKVGELIEVQGIKPGDKVVLHPGSQLKDGDTVATAKK, from the coding sequence TTGGATACACCTGATCTTTCCAGGCTGAAAATAGACCGCTCCGCAGGCACACATCAAGGCGGTTTGAAGCGTCCTCGCCGCCGGCGCTGGCTCAAGATCGGCATCGCGGCTCTCATCATCGCCGCCGTCGCCATTGCCCTCGTCAGCCGATTTGGCGCCAGTCCCCGCGTCGAAACCTTTACGGCCGTCACCGCATATCCTTCGCAGAATTACACCATGCTCAATGCCACCGGCTATGTCGTGGCGCAGCGCAAGGCCGCCGTCGCCTCGAAGGCAACCGGCAGGCTGGAATGGCTGGGCGTGCTGGAGGGCAGCCGCGTGAAGAAGGACGAAATCGTGGCGCGACTGGAAAACAGCGACGTGAGCGCCGTCTTGAATCAGGCAGCGGCCAATGTGAAAGTGGCGCAAGCCAATCTGGAACAGGGGATGGCGGAATTGCGCGATGCCGAGCTGGCATACCGGCGCTCGCAGGATTTGCTGCGGCAGAATTTCATCTCGGCTTCAGCCGGCGATGCCGCGCTCGCCCGCTACAACAAGGCCAGGGCGGCAATCAGCGGCTTCCGCGCCGCCATCGCGGCGGCGCAGGCCAATCAGCAGAATGCGCAGGTAGCGGTCGATCAAACCATGATCCGCGCCCCTTTCGACGGCGTGGTGTTGACCAGGAACGCCAACGTCGGCGACAACATCACGCCCTTCTCCTCCGCCATCGACAGCAAGGGCGCGGTCATCACCATTGCCGACATGGAGACGCTGGAAGTGGAAGCGGACGTATCGGAAGCCAACCTTGCCAGGATCAAGGTCGATCAGCCTTGCGAAATACAGCTCGATGCGTTTCCCGACTTGCGCCTGGCGGGCGTGGTGTCGCGCATGGTGCCGACGATCGATCGCTCCAAGGCCACGTTGCTGGTCAAGGTGCGCTTCATCGACCGCGATCCGCGCGTGCTGCCCGACATGAGCGCAAAGGTGGCTTTCCTCTCGCAAGCCGTGCCGCCGCAAGACAGGCAGTCCGTGATCGCGGTGCCGCCCGCCGCCGTCACGGACCGCAACGGCGGCCAGGCCGCGTTCATCGTGACGGAAGGCAAGGTACGCGAGCAGCAAGTGAAGATCGGGCGAAAGGTGGGCGAACTGATCGAGGTGCAAGGCATCAAGCCGGGCGACAAGGTGGTTCTCCATCCCGGCAGCCAGCTGAAGGATGGCGACACGGTCGCGACGGCGAAGAAATGA
- a CDS encoding ABC transporter ATP-binding protein: protein MNPLVDIRHLAKSYRRGDQIVPVLTDISLQIRRGDFTALMGPSGSGKSTLLNLIAGIDKPDSGILRVDGLDITQLSEAELADWRAANVGFIFQFYNLMPVLTAFENVELPLLLTNLTRKERRERAELMLALVNLSDRMEHYPAELSGGQQQRVAIARAIVTDPALIVADEPTGDLDRHSATEILGLMNRLNRELGKTIIMVTHDAHAAERARSLIHLEKGELLGAEA from the coding sequence ATGAATCCGCTCGTCGATATCCGTCATCTGGCGAAATCCTACCGGCGCGGCGATCAGATCGTGCCGGTGCTGACCGACATCAGCCTGCAGATCAGGCGCGGCGATTTCACCGCCCTCATGGGCCCGTCCGGCTCCGGCAAGAGCACCCTGCTCAACCTGATCGCCGGCATCGACAAGCCCGACAGCGGCATCCTGCGCGTGGATGGACTCGACATCACGCAACTGTCCGAAGCGGAATTGGCGGATTGGCGCGCTGCCAACGTCGGGTTCATCTTCCAGTTCTATAACCTGATGCCGGTCCTGACCGCGTTCGAGAACGTCGAGTTGCCGCTGCTGCTGACCAATCTCACGCGCAAGGAACGGCGCGAGCGTGCGGAGTTGATGCTCGCGCTCGTCAATCTGTCGGATCGCATGGAACACTATCCGGCGGAACTGTCTGGCGGACAGCAGCAGCGTGTCGCCATTGCGCGCGCCATCGTCACCGATCCGGCGCTGATCGTGGCCGACGAACCGACCGGCGATCTGGACCGCCATTCGGCCACGGAAATTCTCGGACTGATGAACCGGCTGAATCGGGAACTCGGGAAAACCATCATCATGGTCACGCACGATGCCCACGCCGCGGAACGCGCACGGTCGCTGATCCATCTTGAAAAAGGCGAGCTGCTCGGCGCGGAGGCGTAG